A portion of the Calothrix sp. 336/3 genome contains these proteins:
- a CDS encoding ATP-binding protein yields the protein MLEKNIIASQNHHLREYTHYANNIDYQHLSINSTLEELFLWEESIEVSEKVESITKIFEKTSLLPGLILTQDNLFQGMISRRLFFEYMSRPYSLGLFSRRAIATFYDCLKPEITILSATTSVIDAANIALKRLPPLVYEPIVVEIQTGNYQILDFHQLLIAYSQIHFLTLNSLQQSEIKSQATQDNLNWLQNNHTQIVQAEKMSALGQLVAGIAHEINNPISFITGNIHYVRTYFNGLLDLINAYRRLNPVPSQEIENYLQDVDIDFIAEDLPNLFNSMTNGSERIRTIISSLRNFSRLDETGKKAARIHEDIDNTLLLLQHRLKNKFNPRPIQNINVIKNYGDIPLINCYPAELNQVFMNILINAIDAIEEKYHNYSTNVSNHVCDCPIDEGIEGKITITTQQINIYDIPYLSISIIDNGIGMNEEVSKSVFNPFFTTKEVGKGTGLGMAISYQIIVEKHGGKLECLSVPGQGTEFIIHIPI from the coding sequence ATGTTAGAAAAAAATATTATTGCTAGCCAGAATCATCATCTCAGGGAATACACTCACTATGCTAACAATATAGACTATCAACATTTATCGATTAATTCTACTTTAGAAGAATTATTCCTCTGGGAGGAAAGCATAGAAGTTAGTGAGAAAGTAGAGTCGATTACAAAAATATTTGAGAAGACTTCTCTACTTCCGGGATTAATTCTCACACAAGATAACTTATTTCAGGGTATGATTTCACGGCGGCTGTTTTTTGAATATATGAGTCGCCCCTACAGTTTAGGATTATTTTCTCGTCGGGCGATCGCCACATTCTATGATTGCCTCAAGCCGGAAATTACGATTTTATCCGCCACAACCTCTGTTATTGATGCGGCAAATATTGCCCTCAAAAGATTGCCTCCCCTTGTTTATGAACCGATAGTAGTGGAGATACAAACGGGAAATTATCAAATATTAGATTTTCATCAGTTACTCATTGCCTATTCTCAAATTCATTTTTTAACATTAAATAGTTTACAGCAGTCAGAAATTAAGTCACAAGCGACTCAAGATAATCTGAATTGGTTACAAAATAATCATACACAAATAGTTCAAGCGGAGAAAATGTCAGCCTTGGGGCAACTAGTAGCTGGCATTGCCCATGAAATTAATAATCCGATTAGTTTTATCACTGGCAATATTCATTATGTTCGTACCTATTTTAACGGCTTATTAGATTTAATTAATGCCTATCGTCGATTGAATCCTGTCCCATCCCAGGAAATAGAAAATTATTTGCAAGATGTGGATATAGATTTTATTGCAGAGGATTTGCCTAATTTATTTAATTCTATGACTAATGGCAGTGAGAGAATTAGAACAATTATCAGTTCTCTGCGGAATTTTTCCCGATTAGATGAAACTGGGAAAAAAGCTGCCAGGATTCACGAAGATATTGACAATACATTATTATTACTACAACACCGCCTAAAAAATAAATTTAACCCACGACCTATCCAAAATATTAATGTCATTAAAAATTATGGTGATATTCCCTTAATTAATTGCTATCCAGCAGAGTTAAATCAAGTATTTATGAATATATTAATTAATGCTATCGATGCAATTGAGGAAAAATATCATAATTATTCTACAAATGTAAGTAATCATGTTTGTGACTGCCCAATAGATGAAGGGATAGAAGGGAAAATCACGATTACCACCCAGCAAATAAATATATATGATATTCCATACTTAAGTATTAGCATAATTGATAATGGGATTGGCATGAATGAAGAAGTCAGTAAATCAGTTTTCAATCCTTTCTTTACAACCAAAGAAGTAGGAAAGGGTACAGGTTTGGGAATGGCTATTAGCTATCAAATTATTGTAGAAAAACACGGTGGCAAGCTAGAATGTCTTTCTGTCCCTGGACAAGGAACAGAATTCATAATTCATATTCCTATATAA